From Flavobacterium alkalisoli, the proteins below share one genomic window:
- a CDS encoding DUF1330 domain-containing protein, producing the protein MIKFPEVAPGMGPVVMLNLVKFKDRKIYMEEYLPAFNTVTKELGVAGVNVRFLGEVVGNIIADESDEWDEVLLVEYPSAEVFRKIAESELYQTIANPLRIAGTAEIKLIMTRSIDC; encoded by the coding sequence ATGATTAAATTTCCTGAAGTGGCTCCCGGTATGGGGCCTGTCGTAATGCTTAACCTGGTAAAATTTAAAGACCGCAAAATTTATATGGAAGAATATCTTCCCGCGTTTAATACTGTAACTAAAGAATTGGGCGTCGCAGGGGTAAATGTTAGGTTTCTAGGCGAAGTTGTCGGCAATATAATTGCTGATGAAAGTGATGAGTGGGACGAAGTCCTGCTGGTAGAATATCCCAGTGCGGAAGTATTCAGAAAAATAGCTGAAAGTGAGCTGTACCAAACTATAGCTAATCCTTTACGTATTGCAGGGACAGCCGAAATTAAATTAATTATGACACGCAGCATTGACTGTTAA
- a CDS encoding M56 family metallopeptidase, whose protein sequence is MENITIYALKASTLTALFYIAYLLLLKKETFFTANRWFLLSGLFTSALLPLAFYTKTIIVKRTSTIYEAITYSVPQSEVTPIIIPQEEQAFTINWYYVALTIYLCGILVLLIKLFWDLYKIKRIIKGKPIIQEGQYKIVDNSSIKLPFSFFKYIVLNTSVLKLVELENILEHEKVHSRQKHSADMLLGQLFCIVFWFNPLAWLYKKVISQNLEFIADSETSKLVSDTTAYQKTLLKFTLQQDCIAITNHFYQSLIKKRIVMLNTPKSKRRNFIKYTLILPALTAFIMLFQIRTVAQEKIIPRDTTPQKEKPEIKGDMIAVEIKNDFSNEALQREADFINKQCDLNIQFEDVQRNDKGEIYNITIVADKSANLKRWSQEEYGKAGLKPFYIVVEKGPEGESIVMIEDEKFKYTANSEIIFDTHEDPATGQKNTVIKTKNVTEKSSATESSDVQPDSNNRKFYTYSNSVDTVLYKSTDDINKSISQRVTDNTTGRIRKYTIVKETGINSNEVNANEALILIDGKEASPAMIKSLNQDNIAKIDVSKVTEDNVAKYGEKARKGVILVTTKPDNTIEEHVWVNSKDGKPTETKYEYSNNTSFIIHKENNDYDLQAYAAELKKTGIIMTWKGLKRNADGEITYIALTLKEADGSYKISGIWSDEDKDKPIPNIYVGRLNGKLRATSTP, encoded by the coding sequence ATGGAAAACATTACCATCTATGCTTTAAAAGCATCCACCCTTACAGCCTTGTTTTACATAGCTTACCTGTTACTCTTAAAGAAAGAAACTTTTTTTACAGCTAACAGATGGTTTTTACTTTCCGGACTGTTTACCTCTGCCCTGCTTCCGCTGGCGTTCTATACAAAAACAATTATTGTTAAGCGCACATCTACAATATATGAGGCAATCACCTACTCTGTGCCACAATCTGAGGTTACACCAATTATTATACCTCAGGAGGAACAGGCTTTTACCATAAACTGGTACTATGTAGCCTTAACTATTTATCTATGCGGAATACTTGTACTATTAATAAAGTTATTTTGGGATCTCTATAAAATAAAGCGCATAATAAAAGGAAAACCTATAATACAGGAAGGGCAATATAAAATTGTAGACAACTCCTCAATAAAACTTCCGTTCTCGTTTTTCAAGTATATAGTGCTTAACACATCTGTCCTAAAGCTTGTAGAGCTGGAAAATATACTGGAACATGAAAAAGTACACAGCAGGCAAAAACATTCGGCAGATATGCTTTTGGGCCAACTATTTTGTATTGTTTTCTGGTTTAATCCATTGGCTTGGCTTTATAAAAAAGTAATCTCACAAAACCTTGAGTTTATTGCCGACAGCGAAACATCAAAATTAGTAAGTGATACTACAGCCTATCAAAAAACCTTACTGAAATTTACCCTACAGCAGGACTGTATTGCAATCACCAATCATTTCTATCAATCATTAATCAAAAAGCGAATCGTTATGCTTAACACACCTAAATCCAAAAGGAGAAACTTTATTAAGTATACCTTAATATTACCTGCCTTAACAGCTTTTATAATGCTTTTCCAGATAAGGACTGTTGCCCAGGAAAAAATTATCCCTCGTGATACAACCCCTCAAAAGGAAAAACCTGAAATTAAAGGCGACATGATTGCTGTGGAAATTAAAAATGATTTCAGCAATGAGGCTTTGCAAAGGGAGGCTGATTTTATCAATAAACAATGTGATTTAAATATACAGTTTGAGGATGTACAGCGTAACGACAAGGGAGAGATATATAATATTACCATTGTAGCCGATAAATCGGCTAACCTTAAGAGATGGAGCCAGGAAGAATATGGTAAAGCCGGACTAAAGCCTTTTTATATCGTTGTAGAAAAAGGACCTGAAGGAGAAAGTATAGTTATGATTGAAGATGAAAAATTCAAATATACGGCTAACTCTGAAATAATTTTTGACACACACGAAGACCCTGCAACAGGACAAAAAAATACGGTTATTAAAACCAAAAATGTTACCGAAAAATCATCGGCAACAGAGAGTAGTGATGTTCAGCCCGATTCAAACAATAGAAAATTTTATACTTATAGCAATAGTGTTGACACCGTACTTTATAAATCAACAGATGATATAAATAAATCCATATCACAAAGGGTAACCGATAATACAACAGGACGTATAAGAAAATATACTATTGTAAAAGAAACCGGGATTAATAGTAACGAAGTTAATGCTAATGAAGCCCTAATACTTATTGACGGTAAGGAGGCTTCTCCGGCAATGATTAAAAGTCTTAACCAAGATAATATTGCGAAAATAGATGTTAGCAAGGTAACGGAAGATAACGTAGCAAAGTATGGTGAAAAAGCGCGAAAAGGCGTTATATTGGTTACAACTAAACCTGATAATACTATTGAAGAGCATGTATGGGTAAACTCTAAGGATGGTAAACCTACCGAAACAAAATATGAATACAGTAACAATACTTCATTCATAATACATAAAGAGAATAATGATTACGATTTACAGGCCTATGCAGCAGAACTTAAAAAAACCGGAATAATAATGACCTGGAAAGGTTTAAAAAGAAATGCAGACGGAGAGATTACTTATATAGCACTTACCCTAAAAGAAGCAGACGGAAGTTATAAAATATCAGGGATTTGGTCTGATGAGGATAAGGATAAACCAATACCTAATATTTACGTAGGGAGACTTAACGGAAAGTTAAGAGCTACTTCTACCCCTTAA
- a CDS encoding MFS transporter: protein MFSQAFTRYINNFRGFSREIWILTLITFINRAGTMVLPFLSKYLKEDLHFSYDQVGWILVSFGCGSMAGSWIGGKLSDKIGFYKVMVFSLFSTGILFFGLQFVTSFEGLCFAMFGIMVIADMFRPAMFVSLGAYAKPENRTRALTLVRLAVNLGFAAGPALGGLIITGIGYKGLFWADGASCIISILIFYILVKEKKKSKEPETFSEEPLKKRSVWNDATFIIFLFTSFTTAMVFFQLFTTLPLYHREAYGLTELHTGLIMSFNGLMVFFMEMPIVGYFERKNFPKIKIIIWGSLFFAASFFVLLINVWIGILLLSVVLLTFGEMFCFPFANSFALSRAPRGQEGKYMALYTMTFSMAHILSAKTGMTIISHEHGGYNVNWFFMGCAALLAAAATLWVKNRLKNETA, encoded by the coding sequence ATGTTTTCTCAGGCATTCACGCGCTACATCAATAACTTCAGGGGCTTCTCCAGGGAGATATGGATACTTACTCTTATTACCTTTATTAACCGTGCCGGCACAATGGTACTACCCTTCCTGTCTAAATACTTAAAGGAAGACCTGCACTTTAGCTACGATCAGGTAGGATGGATATTAGTAAGCTTTGGATGCGGTTCTATGGCAGGTTCATGGATTGGCGGAAAACTGTCTGATAAAATAGGATTTTATAAGGTAATGGTCTTTAGCCTTTTTTCAACAGGAATATTATTTTTCGGGCTGCAGTTTGTCACTTCATTTGAAGGGCTATGTTTTGCCATGTTTGGCATTATGGTTATTGCCGATATGTTTCGCCCCGCAATGTTTGTGTCTCTTGGAGCTTATGCCAAACCCGAAAACCGTACCCGTGCACTTACATTAGTAAGACTTGCTGTAAATTTAGGGTTTGCGGCAGGACCAGCATTAGGCGGACTAATTATCACTGGAATTGGCTATAAAGGATTATTTTGGGCAGATGGGGCTTCATGTATTATATCCATTCTGATTTTTTATATCCTTGTAAAGGAGAAAAAGAAAAGTAAAGAACCGGAAACTTTTTCAGAAGAACCTTTAAAAAAGAGATCTGTATGGAATGATGCAACATTTATAATCTTCCTTTTTACAAGTTTTACAACAGCTATGGTTTTCTTCCAGTTGTTTACTACCCTGCCTTTATATCATAGAGAAGCTTATGGGCTAACCGAACTCCATACCGGGCTTATAATGTCTTTTAACGGGCTTATGGTATTTTTTATGGAAATGCCTATTGTAGGCTATTTTGAAAGAAAGAATTTCCCTAAAATAAAAATCATAATTTGGGGATCATTGTTTTTTGCTGCCAGCTTTTTTGTGTTATTAATCAATGTATGGATAGGTATACTTCTGTTAAGTGTGGTATTACTTACATTTGGTGAAATGTTTTGTTTTCCTTTTGCCAACTCCTTTGCGCTTAGCCGTGCTCCCCGCGGCCAGGAAGGAAAATATATGGCACTTTATACCATGACATTCAGCATGGCACATATATTAAGTGCTAAAACCGGTATGACAATAATTTCTCATGAGCATGGCGGATATAATGTTAACTGGTTTTTTATGGGCTGTGCCGCATTGCTTGCAGCTGCGGCTACCTTATGGGTTAAAAACCGTTTAAAAAACGAAACTGCATAA
- a CDS encoding M56 family metallopeptidase: MEQFFIYMVKASGLIAVFFAAYYVFLKKETFFVSNRWFLLAGIVTSLLLPIIVFTKIVWIDPQPTQEVHVIDVSQLLLMQQDASIADATVALSWPNILLGIYIAGVLFLTIKLIITFISLRRILKDVKTIKQDGFSFIDTQKIQAPFSFFNYIVYNSAILLPHELESILCHEKVHSGQKHSADMLLSQLLTIFFWFNPFAWLYKKSISQNLEFIADAYAAKQISDTTAYQKTMLKITLQPEYITITNHFYQSLIKKRIVMLNKKQSGKLNSWKYALVLPALTAFIYLFQIKVVAQERDNSKAVEEVSQEKFKMAFEINKNSNEKDFEKIKELSEKEFNATVTFSDVSRNSNNEITGIKITVNNGSEPKIFQTKGTNAINPFQIELEKTDNNASTVVFAALPVNNGYKMYADNVEYFDEEDFIAPPAPPAPIAPMAPRSSVAPPAPQAPTVGFMQPGMQNGLQIINSGNNDVLVIINGKKQQKGTAVTIPNRQTIASLNILSGKDAKKKYGKEAKEGALEIITQEEKGGSYVVKMPKGVMLDPNMMQNFYIDPVSMMDIEVLAQLDGEMAKRIEEQMKYIEEMGEADKTKMKILMERDLQNIKRSEAQLQRDQQRMEERKILLDKRSEERMERNSDRAKERDEVRKQMEEMRKEMEEARKDIMESRKEIEKELERIRSEKE; encoded by the coding sequence ATGGAACAGTTCTTCATCTATATGGTAAAAGCATCCGGCCTAATAGCCGTATTTTTTGCTGCCTATTATGTATTCCTTAAAAAGGAAACATTTTTTGTATCAAACCGATGGTTTTTACTTGCAGGTATTGTTACCTCGTTACTGTTACCAATCATCGTATTTACAAAGATTGTATGGATAGATCCGCAACCTACACAGGAAGTACATGTTATAGATGTAAGCCAGTTACTTTTAATGCAGCAGGATGCCAGTATAGCCGATGCTACAGTTGCTTTAAGCTGGCCCAATATTTTACTGGGTATTTATATAGCCGGAGTACTGTTCCTTACCATAAAACTTATAATTACTTTTATATCACTAAGGCGTATATTAAAAGATGTAAAAACCATAAAGCAGGATGGTTTCAGCTTTATTGATACCCAAAAGATACAGGCTCCTTTTTCATTCTTTAATTATATAGTATACAACTCGGCTATTTTACTGCCTCATGAACTGGAAAGTATACTTTGTCATGAAAAGGTGCACAGCGGCCAGAAACATTCGGCAGACATGCTGCTTAGCCAACTGCTTACCATTTTCTTTTGGTTCAATCCGTTTGCCTGGCTGTATAAAAAATCAATTTCCCAAAACCTTGAGTTTATTGCCGATGCTTATGCTGCTAAGCAAATCAGCGATACCACGGCCTATCAGAAAACTATGTTGAAGATTACACTTCAGCCGGAATATATTACAATCACTAATCATTTTTATCAATCACTAATCAAAAAACGAATCGTTATGTTAAACAAAAAACAATCAGGAAAACTTAATTCCTGGAAGTATGCCCTTGTATTACCTGCCCTTACTGCCTTTATTTATCTTTTCCAGATAAAAGTAGTGGCACAGGAAAGGGATAACTCTAAAGCTGTAGAAGAGGTAAGCCAGGAAAAATTTAAAATGGCTTTTGAAATCAACAAAAATTCAAATGAAAAAGACTTTGAAAAGATTAAAGAGCTTAGTGAAAAGGAATTTAATGCCACTGTAACTTTTAGCGATGTTAGCCGCAATAGCAACAACGAAATTACAGGCATTAAAATAACCGTAAATAACGGCAGCGAACCAAAGATTTTCCAAACCAAAGGCACTAACGCTATTAATCCTTTCCAAATAGAACTGGAAAAAACAGATAACAACGCCAGTACTGTAGTTTTTGCAGCATTACCCGTGAATAATGGATATAAAATGTATGCAGACAATGTTGAGTACTTTGATGAGGAAGACTTTATTGCACCTCCGGCTCCACCGGCACCAATAGCACCTATGGCGCCAAGGTCATCGGTAGCACCTCCTGCCCCGCAGGCACCTACAGTAGGTTTTATGCAACCGGGTATGCAAAACGGGCTACAGATAATTAACAGCGGTAATAATGATGTACTTGTTATTATTAACGGTAAAAAACAGCAAAAGGGAACTGCAGTTACCATACCTAACAGACAAACCATTGCATCTTTAAATATTCTTAGCGGTAAGGATGCCAAAAAGAAATATGGTAAAGAAGCTAAAGAAGGTGCTCTTGAAATTATAACACAAGAAGAAAAAGGCGGAAGCTATGTTGTAAAAATGCCTAAAGGAGTTATGCTGGACCCGAACATGATGCAAAATTTTTACATCGACCCTGTAAGCATGATGGATATTGAGGTACTTGCTCAACTTGACGGCGAAATGGCCAAAAGAATAGAAGAGCAGATGAAATATATTGAAGAGATGGGTGAGGCTGACAAAACCAAAATGAAAATCCTTATGGAAAGAGACCTTCAGAATATTAAGCGCAGTGAGGCACAGCTTCAACGTGATCAGCAAAGAATGGAAGAACGAAAAATACTCCTTGATAAAAGATCCGAAGAAAGAATGGAAAGAAACTCTGACAGAGCTAAAGAAAGAGATGAAGTGCGTAAACAGATGGAGGAAATGAGGAAGGAAATGGAGGAAGCCCGTAAAGATATTATGGAAAGTCGCAAGGAAATAGAAAAAGAGCTTGAAAGAATAAGAAGCGAAAAAGAATAA
- a CDS encoding BlaI/MecI/CopY family transcriptional regulator: MQKLTNKEEEVMHILWKLEKAFVKDVLKEVKENKPHYNTVSTMIRNLEEKGYVGHNAYGNTHQYYPVVTKEEYRKGFMSNAIESYFNNSYKSMISFFAKEEKISADELREILDMIEKKK, translated from the coding sequence ATGCAAAAATTAACAAACAAGGAAGAAGAAGTAATGCACATTTTATGGAAGCTGGAAAAGGCTTTTGTAAAGGATGTGCTAAAAGAGGTTAAGGAAAATAAGCCTCACTACAATACGGTATCCACAATGATTCGCAATCTGGAAGAGAAAGGGTATGTAGGTCACAATGCTTATGGCAATACACATCAGTATTACCCTGTTGTAACTAAAGAAGAATACAGAAAAGGTTTTATGAGCAATGCTATAGAGAGTTATTTTAATAACTCTTATAAGAGTATGATATCGTTCTTTGCGAAGGAAGAAAAAATAAGTGCCGATGAACTGCGTGAAATACTGGATATGATAGAAAAAAAGAAATAA
- a CDS encoding Crp/Fnr family transcriptional regulator encodes MSELLLSNFALHVVLSPEEQEQVIAAVQHDTVSKRSVLLTPGEVQRRIYFVNKGCLRLFHTDKEGQQHNLCFYPENWWACDIASFFKSKKATVTIQALEDSEVYYFTLPKLEELFNSIPSLERFFRILTQNGFDMLQRRLTSSMSLTAEQRYIEFRKHYPGLELRIDQKQIASYLGITAAFLSMMRKDRNL; translated from the coding sequence ATGTCGGAGCTTCTACTTTCCAATTTTGCTTTGCATGTTGTACTATCTCCTGAGGAACAGGAGCAGGTGATCGCTGCAGTACAGCATGATACTGTTTCCAAGCGCAGCGTATTGTTGACCCCTGGTGAGGTCCAGCGCCGTATCTATTTTGTTAACAAAGGCTGCCTTCGGTTATTCCACACCGATAAGGAGGGACAGCAGCATAATTTATGCTTTTACCCTGAGAATTGGTGGGCATGTGATATCGCCAGCTTTTTTAAAAGTAAAAAAGCTACCGTCACTATACAGGCCTTGGAGGATTCAGAAGTGTATTATTTTACACTGCCAAAGCTTGAAGAATTATTTAATTCGATTCCATCACTTGAGCGCTTTTTCCGGATATTGACTCAAAATGGCTTCGACATGCTGCAAAGGCGTTTAACCTCCAGTATGTCCCTAACCGCCGAGCAAAGGTATATTGAATTCAGGAAACATTATCCAGGCCTTGAGCTTCGCATCGATCAAAAGCAGATTGCCAGTTATTTAGGTATCACGGCCGCTTTCCTTAGCATGATGCGCAAAGACAGAAATTTATGA
- a CDS encoding SDR family oxidoreductase codes for MELKNNTILITGGTSGFGFLFAQRFIEMGNTVIITGRNLDTLEATKEVFPSVDIYQSDVSNPEDIVSLYNHVIKKFPDLNIIINNAGIMRKVVIHDHYNLTDITQEIEIDLMGPIRMVQQFLPHLKKQKKAVIMNVTSGIALMTLPIAPIYSASKSGLRAYTKALRVQLKKTNIKVIELVAPGSSTPLNDKFLGEDGVRAATLLEPEKIVDDAIRGILKGKNEVYPGLSGLLKILSRLAPGFLLKQASKMGAASMYTE; via the coding sequence ATGGAACTAAAAAATAATACTATCCTCATTACAGGAGGAACCAGCGGATTTGGCTTTTTATTTGCCCAAAGGTTCATAGAAATGGGCAATACTGTTATCATAACGGGCCGTAATTTAGACACTTTAGAGGCGACCAAAGAAGTCTTTCCTTCCGTAGATATTTATCAAAGCGATGTCAGTAACCCCGAAGATATTGTTTCCCTGTACAATCATGTCATTAAAAAGTTTCCCGATCTGAATATCATCATCAATAATGCCGGAATTATGCGTAAGGTAGTAATCCATGATCATTATAACCTGACAGATATTACCCAGGAGATTGAAATCGACCTTATGGGTCCTATACGTATGGTACAACAGTTTCTGCCACATCTCAAAAAACAGAAAAAAGCAGTTATTATGAATGTCACCTCAGGAATCGCACTTATGACCTTACCCATAGCACCCATTTACAGTGCCAGTAAATCAGGCCTTCGCGCGTATACTAAAGCCTTAAGGGTACAATTGAAAAAGACAAACATAAAAGTCATTGAGTTGGTTGCCCCGGGCTCCTCTACCCCTTTAAATGATAAATTTCTGGGTGAAGATGGTGTTAGGGCTGCCACCCTTCTGGAACCCGAAAAAATTGTAGATGATGCTATAAGAGGTATACTAAAAGGTAAAAATGAAGTATACCCCGGCCTTTCAGGTTTGTTAAAAATACTAAGTAGGTTAGCTCCCGGCTTTTTGCTCAAACAGGCCAGTAAAATGGGGGCTGCATCTATGTATACTGAATAA
- a CDS encoding TonB-dependent receptor: protein MKLKNILKNLTLITVLFLLAQLSASAQETGSLKGKIIEQYTKQPVPGATVFLDGIQLSTATDTTGVFTLNNIPVGTYSVTISSIGFQNKNLTEIIITANKTYYSEIELLEEGTTLEGVTIRSFKGENNPLTPVSSFSYSREEIFRNPGAQGDIMRALSTLPGVVSSGSQYSAIAARGQGTRDNVYMVDDIPMFNLSHLEAEGFASGFNDPNGGRFSIFAPRIIDNVTFQNGGFGATYGRRSSSYLALGVKEGNRASWSFSAQADLLGGTVIADGPITKNTSLFVAARYQNFSALINLLDEQQSTVQFGDYLIKTSTELNDKNRLSFIAMYNPENTSRTIDDADELANEVNINEDNSGRNILWDHQSSQAVVGLNLRTLLNSTSYLTNVLYYRSSTVDNNFGRFNPSLDSNGIILDPRSGGYEDRLRHITNNQQEVGYRSIYTKSFDKLKVIAGVDAMMLNLDYERLLSRTDTIYTFRARDISANPTQYYQILAPSQYNAVFDDNAFNGSGYVTLSWRVTDGFTLNPGIRYDYTGFTEQHTLSPRLSGSIALNSRHSINFASGIYYQDPGYADIAGQTGGNTLKNERAIQSIVGYKIQLSNDLKFVAEGWHKRFDDVTVQPNRVQSYLTNDGSGYAYGADISLTKRLSDNYYGQVSYSYMESKRDDHDGLGEYDYIFNVPHTFSLMGSYKPNDKWIFSGKFRYSTGRPTDSYIVHPDVFNNPDMIRYSQEVTAVNGDRLPDFISLDVRADYNLQRKWGTFSAFVDLVNISNRFNVNSEQFVPETGQVMNIGLGVFPTFGVRVEL from the coding sequence ATGAAATTAAAAAACATTTTAAAGAATCTGACGCTAATCACAGTCCTATTCCTTCTGGCACAATTATCGGCTTCTGCACAGGAAACAGGTAGTTTAAAAGGGAAAATCATCGAACAGTACACCAAGCAGCCCGTACCCGGTGCAACTGTATTTTTAGACGGAATCCAACTTAGTACCGCTACAGATACCACTGGAGTATTCACCCTAAACAATATACCTGTCGGTACTTACTCAGTAACCATTTCCTCTATTGGTTTCCAGAACAAGAATCTGACTGAAATAATTATTACAGCAAACAAAACCTATTATTCTGAAATCGAACTTCTGGAAGAAGGCACTACTTTAGAGGGCGTTACCATACGTTCCTTTAAAGGTGAAAATAATCCCTTAACACCTGTTTCCTCTTTTTCCTATTCAAGGGAAGAGATATTCAGGAACCCCGGGGCCCAGGGTGACATTATGAGAGCTCTCTCCACCCTTCCGGGTGTGGTGAGCAGCGGATCGCAGTACTCTGCCATAGCAGCACGGGGGCAGGGTACCCGTGATAATGTATATATGGTAGACGATATACCCATGTTCAACCTCTCCCACCTGGAGGCCGAAGGTTTCGCATCAGGATTCAACGACCCTAACGGGGGAAGGTTCAGTATTTTTGCTCCCAGAATTATAGACAATGTAACCTTTCAGAATGGTGGCTTCGGGGCTACCTATGGACGCAGGTCCTCCTCCTATCTTGCCCTTGGCGTTAAGGAGGGCAACAGGGCATCCTGGTCCTTCAGCGCACAGGCGGATTTACTGGGTGGCACCGTTATAGCCGATGGTCCGATAACAAAGAACACAAGCCTGTTTGTTGCTGCCCGTTACCAGAATTTTTCCGCGCTTATCAACCTTTTAGATGAACAGCAGTCCACAGTGCAATTTGGTGATTACCTTATAAAAACCAGTACCGAACTTAATGATAAAAACAGGTTGTCGTTTATTGCCATGTACAACCCTGAAAACACCAGCAGGACCATTGATGATGCAGATGAATTAGCAAATGAGGTAAACATTAACGAAGATAACAGCGGAAGGAATATCTTATGGGATCATCAGAGCAGCCAGGCGGTTGTGGGCCTTAATTTGCGTACGCTGCTCAATAGCACCAGTTACCTGACTAATGTATTGTATTACAGATCCTCTACTGTTGACAATAATTTCGGACGTTTCAATCCTTCACTGGATAGTAACGGAATTATACTTGATCCCAGATCAGGCGGATATGAAGACCGGTTAAGGCATATCACTAATAATCAGCAGGAAGTTGGCTACCGGTCTATCTACACAAAAAGCTTCGATAAACTTAAAGTTATTGCCGGTGTCGATGCAATGATGCTTAATCTTGACTACGAAAGGCTATTGAGCCGTACCGATACCATTTATACGTTTCGTGCCAGGGATATTAGTGCAAATCCTACCCAATATTACCAAATACTGGCTCCTTCACAGTACAACGCCGTATTTGACGACAATGCATTTAACGGGTCAGGTTATGTAACCCTGTCCTGGCGGGTTACCGATGGTTTTACCCTTAATCCCGGAATACGATATGACTATACCGGATTTACTGAGCAGCATACCCTGTCCCCAAGGCTGAGCGGCAGTATTGCTTTAAACAGCAGGCACAGCATTAATTTTGCCAGTGGCATTTACTACCAGGATCCGGGCTATGCCGATATTGCTGGGCAAACGGGAGGTAACACGCTTAAAAACGAACGCGCCATACAATCTATAGTTGGTTATAAAATACAGCTATCAAACGATTTGAAATTTGTTGCCGAAGGATGGCACAAGCGGTTTGATGACGTAACTGTACAGCCTAACCGTGTGCAAAGCTATCTCACAAATGACGGGAGTGGCTATGCATATGGTGCAGACATCAGCCTTACCAAAAGGCTTTCCGACAACTATTACGGCCAGGTAAGTTATTCTTATATGGAAAGTAAAAGGGATGACCATGACGGGTTAGGTGAATACGATTATATTTTTAATGTGCCGCACACCTTTAGCCTGATGGGAAGCTACAAGCCGAATGACAAATGGATTTTTTCCGGAAAATTCCGCTACAGTACAGGACGCCCTACCGACAGCTATATTGTACACCCCGATGTGTTTAATAATCCTGATATGATACGCTATTCGCAGGAGGTAACGGCGGTAAACGGTGACCGGCTACCAGACTTTATCAGCCTGGATGTAAGGGCCGATTATAACCTGCAGCGAAAATGGGGCACCTTCTCAGCGTTCGTGGACCTGGTAAATATTTCAAACCGCTTTAATGTAAACTCAGAGCAATTCGTGCCCGAAACGGGGCAGGTAATGAATATTGGTCTTGGGGTATTCCCCACCTTTGGTGTGAGGGTTGAATTATAA
- a CDS encoding SsrA-binding protein has product MFKLLAQLNKWLLPNYTKQQLDLSKATKLQKAIIAWKYYVTTHAVD; this is encoded by the coding sequence ATGTTTAAACTACTAGCCCAACTCAACAAATGGTTGTTGCCTAACTATACCAAACAACAACTTGACCTAAGCAAAGCCACAAAGCTACAAAAAGCTATAATTGCCTGGAAATATTATGTTACTACCCACGCAGTAGATTAA
- a CDS encoding adenine phosphoribosyltransferase, with amino-acid sequence MALEDYIRDIQDFPKPGIGFKDITPLLGSAEAVKECMGLLLSNLKGKNIDKVVGVESRGFFFATLLAYELNAGFVPVRKPNKLPYETISSSYELEYGVDTLEVHIDGIQKGDRVLIHDDVLATGGTAAAVCELVEKLGGEIVQCNFLMQLSFLRGKDKISKYDIYSPLVY; translated from the coding sequence ATGGCATTGGAGGACTATATACGTGACATTCAGGATTTTCCGAAACCGGGAATCGGTTTTAAAGATATTACGCCGCTTTTGGGTAGTGCCGAGGCGGTAAAAGAATGTATGGGTTTGTTACTTAGTAACTTAAAGGGTAAAAACATAGATAAAGTAGTGGGAGTAGAAAGCAGGGGGTTCTTTTTTGCCACTCTATTGGCCTATGAACTTAATGCAGGGTTTGTTCCGGTAAGGAAGCCTAATAAGTTACCGTATGAGACTATTTCTTCTTCTTACGAACTGGAATATGGTGTAGATACCTTAGAGGTGCACATAGACGGTATACAAAAAGGAGACAGGGTTTTAATACACGATGATGTATTGGCTACAGGCGGAACAGCAGCAGCCGTATGCGAGTTGGTAGAAAAACTGGGAGGTGAAATCGTTCAGTGCAATTTTTTGATGCAGCTGTCATTCCTTAGAGGTAAAGATAAGATAAGCAAATATGATATTTATTCGCCGTTGGTATATTAA